From Cyanobacteriota bacterium:
GCCAACTGGGAACTAGCGGCACGTGCAAGCCAGTCATGGCAGGCAAAGAGCCAAACACAAGCAGACTGCTGATTATGCCCCCAACCCAGACTTTGCGCTGAAGGGTTTGCAACTCTTGCTGATAATGATGGCGACTGGCTTCATCATCCTCTGCTTCGTCCTCTGGCTGCCAGGGATGAGCCACATAGCCACGATCGGCAATCGCAGCTTGAATAGCAGCAACGCTAGTTTGGTTAGCATCAAAGGTAACCGTAGCCTCAGCCATGCCGAAATTCACATAGCACTGACTCACGCCAGGAATATTACGAATAGCAGCATCAATGGCATGGGCACAGGATGCACAACTCATGCCGTCCAGCTTAAAGGTTTGGCTTAGCATCAGTTATCAGGCAGATAAAAATCTACAAGACTTCAATGGTAGCAACTGACCATGACGGATTCTTCATGTTGTGGCTACAGAAAGCTTGTAGTAAGGACTTAAATTCTTACTACGAACTACTTAAGGACTTAAGTCCTTACTACGAACTAACAGTTGGTATTACGAACCAGTATAGTTGGTATTATAGTCGTTCTAATTTAGCTTGGAACAGTTGGCTCTACTCCAACCCTTCTCCCAGAGCGGGTAGGCGGGCCTAAATGTTTCTTTCTAGTCTGGAATGACTACACTACGAACTAAGGGGTTATGTAACTAGCTTTTAGAGAATTGGCACTTTGGAGAATTGACACCATGAGACTCTAGATGCTTTAGATTATCTTTAGGCTGCAACTGGTTGCCGGATGCGTCGCCAAAGTTGACGATACTGCTCGATAGTTACATCTGTTAATGGCAGTAGCGGTTCACTGTGATCCAAAATCTCAGCAGCAGGAGACAATAGAGGTTCTGTGGTGAGGCTAGTTGGTAGCGATGTGATATCCAACTCAGGGATAATGGGCGAGGTTGTGCCACTGAGAAGGGATAGTTGTGGGGCCACTCCTGACTCCCAGCAAAAATCAATCCACTGGTTGAGAATATCCTGAGTAATCGAATTGAGTTGACTGTCTGCTGGACGTACCCATAAGTTTGCCCACAGGGCCGTTCCAGATGCAGGAATCACTGCTCCATACAGGCGTTTGTCAGGCCCATGGGCTGCTCGATCGGTGCGTAACAAGGGCAAAATATCTGTGGACCACCCTACGGCTACTGCTGTATCGCCCAAGATCAGTGGTTCTAAGTAATTGCTAGAACTATAAAGCTTAGCCTGCCGGTTCAGTGCTACTAGTTGAGCTTCCAAGTCGTTAACGGCTGTGAGGTCAGCCGTGTTGTAAGACTGACCTAGACGCTTTAAGGCTAAGCCAATCACTTCACGAGCATTGTCTGGCAGAGAGATCCAGCCCTGCAACTCTGGTCGCCATAGGTCAGCCCAATCCTGGGGTGGTAGCCAGCCTTCCTGCCCAAAGCGATCGGCTCGGTAGGCAATCACCGTCGTGCCCCATCCGTAGGGAGCTGCCCAGACTTGACCATCAGAACTTGGCTTGCCCTGGTTATCACGGGTAACTAACTCTCGCCAACGGTTGGGGAGCTTCTCCCACTGTGACCAAGCAGAGGGTTGTAAGGGTTGAATCAAGCCCTGCCGGATTGCCGTTGCTAACCAATAATCTCCCATGGTTACCAAATCCACCAAGGGAGAGGGTTGTTGCTGGGGTAAAAAGGGGAGTCTGCGTCCTTGGGATGGCTGCATTTTCTGAGACTTTAGGGCCTGCAACAGAGCAAACAAATCAGATAGTGTACTCTCTGGTTTAACAACCAGTACAGATGACGAGCCTTGACTGGTCATGGAATAGCGATCGCGGAACCGCTTTACCATCTGCACAGGAATGCTTCCCTTCAGAATTCGCACGTGTACTGTTGACCCCGGATCAGTAGCACAGCCAGCCAATAGGCTAGACGTTGCTAGCATCCCTGCACCCATTACCAGCGATCGCCGTGTTATGCCCATACTGCCCTTAACCCTACAATCATGCTCTCACCCCTGTTTATGCTCAACCCCAAACCCAATTAGGGTAATGTCTGTAGGAGTCTGCTGGTCTGTTTCAGGACGACGATAAGTAACGATTGTTCGCAATCGTGTGTTTGGTGAGATTAAGCGCATCTGGTCAACCGCAACAGAACGCCGATAGTAGGTAGTCATTTCCAAGGTTTGGCGTGTAATTTGGTAGGTAAACCGCCCTGCAATTGCTCCCTGCTCTGAATAACCTTCATCCCGCAGATAAAAGCCTTGAATCAAATCTCCAGATAGATCAAGGGGCATCTGAGCTGCCAGGGGTAACACTGTTGGGGATGGTAACCTACTGCTGCGCACAATCGTATCAGGCACAAATAGTGCCCGCAGTTGCATCGAGACAGTTTCACCTGTTTCTGAGCGAGTGTCGAAGGCGATGGCAAAACCGGGCATGGTACGGTCGCCATCGCTGTCTAGCTCCAGCGCATCACCACTACCCGTTGCCAAGACCTGTTGACGCTCTGCTGGAGTCAGTGCTGTCACTCGATACTCCGTGTACGATCGCTCCAACTTGCCCTCTGGTAGGTAGTGGTAAATGCGCTCAGTCGTCCAAAACCCTGCACAGGCAGTGAAAAACTCATCGAAGCTTAGCATGGATATTCCACGACAACTCTCTTCACGATATCACCATCCTAGTGCATTATTTCTGTGCAATTGGGCGTAACTGCTGCACTACTCCAACAAGCTCCGTAGCATCCATGCTGTCTTTTCGTGCACTTGCATCCGCTGGGTCAACAAATCTGCCG
This genomic window contains:
- a CDS encoding extracellular solute-binding protein; protein product: MGITRRSLVMGAGMLATSSLLAGCATDPGSTVHVRILKGSIPVQMVKRFRDRYSMTSQGSSSVLVVKPESTLSDLFALLQALKSQKMQPSQGRRLPFLPQQQPSPLVDLVTMGDYWLATAIRQGLIQPLQPSAWSQWEKLPNRWRELVTRDNQGKPSSDGQVWAAPYGWGTTVIAYRADRFGQEGWLPPQDWADLWRPELQGWISLPDNAREVIGLALKRLGQSYNTADLTAVNDLEAQLVALNRQAKLYSSSNYLEPLILGDTAVAVGWSTDILPLLRTDRAAHGPDKRLYGAVIPASGTALWANLWVRPADSQLNSITQDILNQWIDFCWESGVAPQLSLLSGTTSPIIPELDITSLPTSLTTEPLLSPAAEILDHSEPLLPLTDVTIEQYRQLWRRIRQPVAA
- a CDS encoding phycobiliprotein lyase, with amino-acid sequence MLSFDEFFTACAGFWTTERIYHYLPEGKLERSYTEYRVTALTPAERQQVLATGSGDALELDSDGDRTMPGFAIAFDTRSETGETVSMQLRALFVPDTIVRSSRLPSPTVLPLAAQMPLDLSGDLIQGFYLRDEGYSEQGAIAGRFTYQITRQTLEMTTYYRRSVAVDQMRLISPNTRLRTIVTYRRPETDQQTPTDITLIGFGVEHKQG